The sequence TCAAGGGTTTCCGACCTCAACCTGTTCTGTTATTGAGGTTGATGATACAAAAAGAGCGCTCCTCGGTCTTGCCCGCTGGTATCGCTCACTTCTAAAGGTGAAGGTTGTGGCTGTTACCGGCTCCAATGGCAAGACAACAACGAAGGAGATGCTCGCGAGTATTCTCTCACAAAGATTTCGGGTTGTAAAGGCAAGGCAGAGTTTCAACAACGAGATCGGGGTCCCTTTGACAGTTTTTGAGATGGACCGCACAACTGACCTGGGAATATTTGAGATTGAGATGAACGAATTGGGGGGAACGAAAAGGCTGGCGGAAGTATGTCGCCCAGAGGTTGGGATAATAACCAACATCGGTGATACCCATCTTGAGTTTATGAAGGACCGTCAGGGTGTGGCGAAAGAGAAACGCGAACTCCTTGAGGCTTTGCCTGAGAACGGGGTTGCGGTTGTCAATTTTGATGACCCGTTGGTGATGGCGATGGTTCATAGTTTAGGATTCAAGAACTATATCACCTTTGGTCTTGGAGAGGGTGCGGCTGTTTTCGCCACCGATACAAAAGAAAAGGGGATTTTGGGCAGTGAGTTTGTCTTTATGGGCAGACATCCGGTTAGATTAAGGGTTTTGGGCAAACACAACATCTATAACTTTCTGGCGGCTGCGGCGGCAGCGCGGTCATTGGGTCTAAAGGATGAAGAGATTGTTGCGGGAGTGGACAAATTGTGTTTACCGCCCCAGCGCCTCACAGTAAAAAGACTTGCTGGTGTACTCTTGATTGACGACTGTTTCAATGCCAACCCGCAGTCAATGCAATCGGCACTTGAGGTTTTGAGGGCAACTGCGCCGAAAGAGAGCCGGGTGGCGATCTTAGGTGATATGCTGGAGTTGGGTGAAGAGAGCCGAAGGCTCCATTACGAACTGGGGGTGGTCGCGGCGGAGATAGCTGACCGGCTGGTTGTTGTTGGTAAGGAGGCAGAGTTTGTCGCCTCAGGTGCGCTCTCCCAAGGGATGGACCAAAAGCGGCTCAAGCGCTACCCAAGGAGTGATGCGGTCGGTGATGACTTATTTGACATTTTGAGAGCAGGTGATACAATACTTGTCAAGGGTTCCAGACAGATGGCTCTGGAAATTGTAACCGAAAAGATTGTGAGGTACTATGGAGAAAAAACCGATTAGATTTACCGATACGACGCTGCGCGACGGGCATCAGTCGCTCTGGGCAACGCGGATGACCCTTGGGGATATGCTGCCGGTTTTGGAGCAGATTGACAGTGTCGGCTACTGGTCACTGGAGATGTGGGGCGGGGCGACATTTGATGTGTGCCTGCGGTTTCTCAATGAGGACCCCTGGGAGCGGCTGAGCGCAATCCGGGAGCGGGTGAAGAGGACCCGTTTGCAGATGCTGCTGCGCGGGCAGAATGTGGTCGGCTACCGTAACTACCCGGATGATGTCTTGGAGGAGTTTGTCAACCGGGCAGCCGAGCGCGGGATCGATATCTTCAGAATCTTTGACGCCCTCAACGATGCCCGCAATCTGGAGAAGGCGGTTGAGTTTGTCAAGAAGGCGGGTAAGCATGCCCAAGGGACGCTCTGCTATGCCATCAGCCCGGTGCATACCATTGATTATTATGTTGCCCGTGCCAAGGAGCAAAAGGAGATGGGGATTGACTCCATCTGCATCAAGGATATGGCGGGCATCCTTTCGCCGCAGATTGCCTTTGAACTGGTGGCGGCGTTGAAATCAGAAATCGGACTCGAGGTTCAGGTGCACTGCCATTCATCAAGCGGGATGGCGGTGGCGGCATATCTGAAGGCGGTGGAGGCAGGGGCGGATATCATCGACACCGCATCAGCACCCCTTGCCTTTTTCACCTCCCAGCCGGCGGTGGAGACGATGATTGCGAGTTTAGAGGGAACACCCTATAAGACAGAACTGAACATCGCTGCGCTGGAGGCGATTGCACAGCACTTTGAGAAGCTTTCTGCCGGTAAGTGTATCCCCGGCACCAAGGCGGTGGATTCAATGGTTATCACCCATCAGATTCCGGGTGGAATGGCATCCAACCTCCTTGCCCAGTTAAAGGAGCAGAAGGCAGAGCACCGTTTGCCCGAGGTTTTGGAGGAGGTGCCAAGGGTGAGGGAGGATTTGGGTTATCCGCCCTTGGTCACACCGACAAGTCAGATTGTGGGTGTGCAGGCGGTGATGAATGTCCTTGCGGGCGAGCGCTACAAGGTTGTGCCCAAGGAGGTTAAGGATTATGTCCGGGGTCTTTACGGTCGTCCACCAGCACCGATTCGGGAGGCGATAGTAAAAAAGATTTTGGGGGATGAGAAGCCGATAAAGGGCAGACCTGCTGACCGGCTGGAACCAGGGATGCCCAGGGCAAGAAAGGAGCTTGCCAAGGAGTTGGTGGAGAAGGAGGAGGATTACATCTCCTATGCCATTTTCCCAGAGGTGGCGCTGAAGTTCTTTCAGTGGCGGAAGAACCCAACCAAGGTTGAGGAGCCAAAACCGGTCCCCCAGGAGCCAAAGCCCAAGTCGGAACCGGCACCAAAGCCTGCACCTGAGGAGCCAGGGATTAAAAGGCTGCGCAACCTTCTGGAACTGGCAAGCGCCCATAATGTTACCGAACTGGAATGGGAGATTGGCGAAGAGAGGGTGCGGATAAAGAGGGGTATTGCTGAGTGGGCTTTACCTGTTGTCCGGAGCACAGAACCGGCTACGCCAATGAAGGTGCCAGAATCTAAGGCTCTCCCGGTGAGCGAGGAGTTAAAGCCGCAAGAAGAGGTGCAGGCAGCAGAGGTCAAGGGGGCAGAACCAGCACCGGTTCCGACAACCGGCAAGACCGAACAAATAACCTCG is a genomic window of candidate division WOR-3 bacterium containing:
- the murF gene encoding UDP-N-acetylmuramoyl-tripeptide--D-alanyl-D-alanine ligase, whose amino-acid sequence is MERLTVAEIARATQGRVVEGAPEASVIGVSIDSRTIKPGEIYIAIRGKRFDGHQFVLDAVKNGAVAVMIEKGQGSGGGQGFPTSTCSVIEVDDTKRALLGLARWYRSLLKVKVVAVTGSNGKTTTKEMLASILSQRFRVVKARQSFNNEIGVPLTVFEMDRTTDLGIFEIEMNELGGTKRLAEVCRPEVGIITNIGDTHLEFMKDRQGVAKEKRELLEALPENGVAVVNFDDPLVMAMVHSLGFKNYITFGLGEGAAVFATDTKEKGILGSEFVFMGRHPVRLRVLGKHNIYNFLAAAAAARSLGLKDEEIVAGVDKLCLPPQRLTVKRLAGVLLIDDCFNANPQSMQSALEVLRATAPKESRVAILGDMLELGEESRRLHYELGVVAAEIADRLVVVGKEAEFVASGALSQGMDQKRLKRYPRSDAVGDDLFDILRAGDTILVKGSRQMALEIVTEKIVRYYGEKTD
- the accB gene encoding acetyl-CoA carboxylase biotin carboxyl carrier protein gives rise to the protein MEKKPIRFTDTTLRDGHQSLWATRMTLGDMLPVLEQIDSVGYWSLEMWGGATFDVCLRFLNEDPWERLSAIRERVKRTRLQMLLRGQNVVGYRNYPDDVLEEFVNRAAERGIDIFRIFDALNDARNLEKAVEFVKKAGKHAQGTLCYAISPVHTIDYYVARAKEQKEMGIDSICIKDMAGILSPQIAFELVAALKSEIGLEVQVHCHSSSGMAVAAYLKAVEAGADIIDTASAPLAFFTSQPAVETMIASLEGTPYKTELNIAALEAIAQHFEKLSAGKCIPGTKAVDSMVITHQIPGGMASNLLAQLKEQKAEHRLPEVLEEVPRVREDLGYPPLVTPTSQIVGVQAVMNVLAGERYKVVPKEVKDYVRGLYGRPPAPIREAIVKKILGDEKPIKGRPADRLEPGMPRARKELAKELVEKEEDYISYAIFPEVALKFFQWRKNPTKVEEPKPVPQEPKPKSEPAPKPAPEEPGIKRLRNLLELASAHNVTELEWEIGEERVRIKRGIAEWALPVVRSTEPATPMKVPESKALPVSEELKPQEEVQAAEVKGAEPAPVPTTGKTEQITSPMVGTFYSRSRPEAAPFVEKGDVVEPGQTLCIVEAMKLMNEIQAEKKCRIIDILVKDGESVEYGQPLMVVEPL